From a single Populus nigra chromosome 18, ddPopNigr1.1, whole genome shotgun sequence genomic region:
- the LOC133677837 gene encoding AT-hook motif nuclear-localized protein 6-like produces the protein MIYEVMEAKEGIAVSSGVTVKAEEAPDGFRVAPRNENSSPSPNPNPDLNQNNNHNPNPNPNSNSNSNPSPNPDPGQLGAPQVGASPVSAVGTDTAGKKKRGRPRKYAPDGTLALALSPMPISSSIPLTGDYYAWKRGRGRPLESVKKQHNYEYESTGDKIAYFVGTNFMPHVITVNAGEDVTMKVMSFSQQGARAICILSANGTISNVTLRQPTSSGGTLTYEGRFEILSLSGSFMPSENGGTKGRSGGMSVSLAGPDGRVVGGGLAGLLVAAGPVQVVVGSFLLGHQQESKHKKQRIEPALAVIPATIPATINVISPEEMKGSYGGVRPIAIPSPLHGDNPASLNPMQA, from the exons ATGATCTATGAAGTGATGGAGGCAAAAGAAGGAATAGCAGTAAGTTCAGGTGTAACAGTTAAGGCAGAAGAAGCTCCTGATGGCTTCAGGGTGGCACCCAGAAATGAGAATTCTAGCCCTAGTCCAAACCCAAACCCAGACCTAAACCAGAACAATAACCATAACCCGAACCCGAACCCGAACTCTAACTCTAACTCGAACCCTAGTCCAAACCCTGATCCTGGACAGCTTGGTGCCCCACAGGTGGGTGCCTCTCCTGTGAGTGCGGTCGGTACTGATACTGCGGGCAAGAAGAAAAGGGGGAGGCCTAGAAAGTATGCCCCTGATGGTACTTTAGCTTTAGCGTTGTCACCAATGCCAATATCGTCCTCTATTCCGCTTACCGGAGACTATTACGCATGGAAAAGGGGTAGAGGGCGGCCACTGGAGTCAGTGAAGAAGCAACATAATTATGAATATGAGAGCACAG GTGACAAAATTGCATACTTTGTTGGCACTAATTTCATGCCCCATGTGATCACTGTTAATGCTGGCGAG GATGTGACAATGAAGGTCATGTCCTTTTCGCAACAAGGAGCTCGTGCTATATGCATTCTTTCTGCAAATGGGACTATCTCTAATGTTACACTTCGTCAACCTACTTCTTCTGGTGGTACTCTAACATATGAG GGTCGTTTTGAGATACTTTCTTTATCTGGATCATTTATGCCCTCTGAAAATGGAGGAACGAAGGGCAGATCTGGTGGGATGAGTGTCTCTTTGGCAGGTCCAGATGGTCGAGTTGTGGGGGGAGGACTTGCTGGTCTGCTGGTAGCTGCTGGTCCTGTGCAG GTTGTCGTGGGCAGTTTTCTACTAGGTCATCAGCAGGAGTCAAAGCACAAGAAGCAGAGAATTGAACCTGCACTGGCTGTCATTCCAGCTACTATTCCAGCTACAATCAATGTGATCTCCCCAGAAGAAATGAAGGGGTCTTATGGTGGAGTAAGACCTATTGCCATACCATCTCCATTACATGGAGACAACCCAGCTTCTCTTAACCCCATGCAAGCCTAA
- the LOC133677819 gene encoding peptidyl-prolyl cis-trans isomerase FKBP53-like, which translates to MSFWGIEVKPGKPHPYHSDDVQGKLRVTQATLGLGSSKERSILQCSVGHRSPIFVCSLLPGKAESCSLNLEFTDELVAFSVIGPQSIHLCGYFDSVEGDHLRDEYEYDSGEDIADTESDESSEYDYDDEYDDDDDDLQMYSPSPVPKSGVVIEEITEDDKPTKENGKSKRLKKKNNQSSDKEDQNNSQQQIVLKRDRGISVLESEDEDGFPISSSAKSKDTVQEQQAELDGQKDKETTQETKKKMASEDNDDTRKKRKVKSVDQDGQPERKTKKKKKQRERGTEAKVDEMDDKEEFNNASRDEIESKQVKKQDSTNRNKHEQRDLNTDADSMPGEDSSDKKKKKNKKKKKTQDSGATTNDQAVSAAGGEAKSSLESEDKQSTAKSSQVRTFSNGLVIEELAMGKPDGKRASPGSQVSVHYIGKLKNGKIFDSNVGRAPFKFRLGVGQVIKGWDVGVNGMRVGDKRRLTIPPSMGYGDRGAGGKIPPNSWLVFDVELVNAR; encoded by the exons ATGAGCTTCTGGG GTATTGAAGTGAAACCAGGCAAGCCTCATCCTTATCACTCTGATGATGTGCAAGGAAAGCTTCGGGTAACTCAG GCAACTTTGGGCCTTGGTTCGTCAAAAGAAAGGAGCATACTCCAGTGTTCAGTTGGACACAGGAGTCCAATTTTTGTATGTTCACTGTTGCCAGGGAAAGCTGAAAGTTGCTCTCTGAATCTTGAATTTACGGATGAATTAGTAGCGTTCTCAGTGATTGGACCACAAAGCATCCATCTTTGTGGTTACTTTGATTCTGTAGAAGGAGATCACCTCCGAGATGAATATGAATA TGATTCGGGAGAGGATATTGCTGATACGGAGTCGGATGAGTCCAGTGAATATGATTATGATGATGAATATGACGACGACGATGACGATCTTCAAATGTATTCCCCTTCGCCTGTTCCCAAAAGTGGAG TTGTAATTGAGGAGATAACTGAAGATGACAAACCTACAAAAGAAAATGGCAAGTCTAAACGgctaaagaagaagaataatcaaTCAAGTGACAAGGAAGACCAAAACAACTCTCAACAACAAATTGTTCTTAAGAGGGATAGAGGTATTTCTGTTCTGGAAagtgaagatgaagatggtTTTCCAATTTCTTCCTCTGCAAAAAGCAAAGATACAGTTCAGGAGCAGCAAGCAGAACTAGATGGACAAAAAGATAAGGAAACAACCCAAGAGACTAAGAAAAAGATGGCAAGTGAGGATAATGATGACactagaaaaaagagaaaagttaaAAGCGTTGATCAAGATGGTCAACCAGAAAG gaaaacaaagaaaaagaagaagcagagagAACGAGGTACAGAGGCAAAGGTTGATGAAATGGATGACAAGGAAGAGTTCAACAATGCCTCTAGAGATGAAATTGAGTCCAAGCAAGTGAAAAAGCAGGATTCTACCAACCGAAACAAACATGAACAGAG GGACCTTAACACTGATGCAGATAGTATGCCCGGTGAAGATTCATCggataagaaaaagaagaagaataagaagaagaaaaagacccAGGATAGTGGAGCAACAACTAATGATCAAGCTGTTTCAGCTGCGGGAGGTGAAGCCAAGTCTTCATTGGAGTCTGAGGATAAGCAATCTACAGCCAAGTCCTCACAAGTTAGAACCTTTTCAAATGGATTGGTTATTGAAGAATTAGCAATGGGCAAACCAGATGGTAAACGAGCTTCTCCTGGAAGTCAG GTCAGTGTGCACTATATTGGTAAGCTGAAGAATGGAAAAATATTTGACTCTAATGTCGGGAGGGCTCCCTTTAAATTCCGCCTAG GTGTTGGACAAGTCATAAAAGGATGGGATGTTGGAGTTAATG GTATGCGAGTTGGGGACAAAAGAAGACTCACAATTCCACCATCGATGGG TTACGGAGACCGGGGTGCTGGTGGGAAGATACCTCCAAACTCATGGCTTGTGTTTGATGTTGAGTTGGTGAACGCTCgttga
- the LOC133677821 gene encoding 65-kDa microtubule-associated protein 3-like gives MSNVQSDPLLQVETTCGTLLYELQIIWNEVGETDTDRDKMLLELEQECLEVYRRKVDQANRNRAQLRQAIADSEAELAVICSSMGERPVHIRQADQNAGSLKEELGRILPQLEEMRKRKLDRRKQFHEVVEDIRKISSEIYGSADHNILVDEADLSLRRLEELHRQLHELEKEKSDRLKQVQQHLDTLNALCLVLGMDFKHTASEVHTSFGDSGGSRDISNQTIQLLAAAIHKLREVKIHRMQRLQDLATTMLELWNLMDTPVEEQQEFQNVTCNIAASEHEITEPNTLSLDFIKYVEAEVSRLEELKSSKMKELVLKKRSELEEICRKMHMIPEADAAVEYAVEAIESGNLDPASILEQIELQIANIKEEAFSRKEILEKVEKWLNACEEESWLEEYNRDDNRYNAGRGTHLILKRAEKARSLVNKMPGMVEALASKTMAWEKERGAEFLYDGIRLLSMLEEYTILRQEKEEERRRQRDQKKLQGQLIAEQEALYGSKPSPSKPPSVKKTPRVSTGGASNRRLSLGGTMLQTPRPDLPHSSKATPHPRAGNKVDRTHQNDHLKPQQDDGFDALSTGRRGLDVACLATKKHSFGAVNAREPQSPMLRQPFSPISSTVSSKSNILEEATTPHNDTFKKTLPINDLSFKTPSKTNTIADEENRWTPKAMPIPMPMTPSTVSVPMQTAMTPAVNPVETPEEIEYSFEERRAGFVLPNTHIKSVIQLNPNHW, from the exons ATGTCTAATGTCCAGAGCGATCCACTTCTGCAAGTGGAAACAACTTGTGGAACCCTTTTATATGAATTGCag ATAATTTGGAATGAAGTAGGGGAAACAGATACTGATAGGGATAAAATGCTGCTTGAGCTTGAACAAGAGTGTCTTGAGGTATATAGAAGGAAGGTGGACCAGGCGAACCGGAACAGAGCTCAGTTACGACAGGCAATAGCTGATTCTGAAGCAGAATTGGCTGTCATCTGTTCTTCAATGGGGGAAAGACCAGTACATATCCGACAG GCTGATCAAAATGCTGGAAGCTTGAAGGAAGAGCTTGGAAGAATTCTTCCACAACTTGAGGAGATGAGGAAGAGGAAATTGGATAGAAGAAAGCAGTTTCATGAGGTTGTAGAGGACATACGGAAGATCTCAAGTGAGATCTATGGATCTGCTGATCATAATATATTAGTTGATGAAGCTGATCTCTCCTTGAGAAGGCTGGAAGAGCTGCACAGACAGCTGCATGAacttgagaaagaaaag AGTGATCGCTTGAAGCAGGTTCAGCAGCATCTAGATACTTTGAATGCACTCTGCTTAGTGCTTGGTATGGATTTCAAGCACACAGCTAGTGAGGTCCATACAAGTTTTGGTGATTCTGGAGGATCGAGGGACATAAGTAATCAAACAATTCAGCTTTTGGCTGCTGCAATACACAAATTGCGAGAGGTTAAAATACATAGAATGCAAAGG CTGCAAGATCTTGCAACTACAATGTTGGAACTATGGAATTTGATGGATACCCCTGTCGAGGAGCAGCAAGAATTTCAAAATGTTACATGCAATATAGCTGCTTCAGAGCATGAAATAACAGAACCAAACACACTTTCTctggattttataaaatat GTTGAGGCTGAAGTTTCTCGTTTGGAAGAGTTGAAGTCAAGCAAGATGAAGGAGCTAGTTCTGAAGAAGAGGTCAGAACTGGAGGAGATCTGCAGAAAAATGCATATGATTCCTGAAGCAGATGCTGCAGTAGAATATGCTGTTGAAGCCATAGAATctg GAAACCTGGACCCTGCGAGTATACTTGAGCAAATTGAGCTTCAAATTGCTAACATTAAGGAGGAAGCTTTTAGCAGGAAAGAAATTCTTGAAAAGGTTGAGAAATGGTTGAATGCATGTGAAGAGGAGAGTTGGCTTGAGGAGTATAACAGG GATGACAACCGATACAATGCTGGGAGAGGCACTCATCTTATTCTAAAGCGTGCTGAGAAAGCTCGTTCTTTGGTTAATAAAATGCCAG GTATGGTGGAGGCATTGGCTTCAAAAACAATGGCATGGGAAAAGGAGAGAGGTGCTGAATTCTTATATGATGGT ATTCGCCTTCTTTCTATGCTTGAAGAGTACACCATATTACGCCaggagaaagaggaagaaagaCGGAGGCAGCGG GATCAGAAGAAACTGCAGGGACAACTGATAGCTGAGCAGGAGGCCCTTTATGGATCAAAGCCAAGCCCTTCAAAGCCCCCGAGTGTGAAAAAAACCCCTAGAGTTTCAACTGGAGGTGCAAGCAATAGGAGACTTTCCCTTGGAGGAACAATGCTTCAGACTCCTAGACCTGATTTACCTCACTCTAGCAAAGCTACACCACATCCACGTGCTGGCAATAAAGTAGATcgaacacatcaaaatgatcattTGAAACCCCAACAGGATGATGGCTTTGATGCTTTATCGACTG GTAGGAGAGGGTTGGATGTTGCTTGTCTTGCTACGAAGAAACACTCGTTTGGTGCTGTAAATGCTCGCGAACCACAATCACCAATGCTGCGGCAACCTTTCTCACCTATTTCTTCCACTGTTTCATCAAAATCCAACATCTTGGAAGAAGCGACAACACCACACAATGACACCTTTAAGAAGACACTTCCGATAAATGATCTGTCCTTTAAAACTCCCTCGAAGACAAATACCATTGCAGATGAAGAGAATAGGTGGACTCCAAAGGCAATGCCAATTCCTATGCCCATGACACCTTCAACAGTATCAGTACCAATGCAGACGGCTATGACCCCAGCAGTTAATCCAGTTGAAACCCCTGAAGAAATTGAGTATTCTTTCGAGGAAAGAAGAGCAGGCTTCGTTCTTCCCAACACACATATAAAATCAGTCATACAACTAAACCCAAACCATTGGTGA